In one Hydrogenimonas thermophila genomic region, the following are encoded:
- a CDS encoding hydrogenase small subunit: MDDRREAVKKLFTAKSSRIDTNRGDIYYQRLYEQCKKHIEELKILEPFGNKLELNEILSEEGCSRRDFMKWVSATTAMLMLPSFFEPLVAEAAEVMNRVPVIWIELQDCAGNSEAFIRSDGPKVDEIILELISLEFQETLMAASGHQAEAQLHDAMETFKGKYLLFVEGSIPTGMNGYYGTIGPSGETFEEHLKRLANDAAAVVAVGSCATFGGIPAASPNPTGAKGVMDIVKGKPIINIPACPANPANMVGVILHYVLTGQIPELDSLLRPKFAFGYRIHDNCERRAHFDAGEFVEEWGDEGAKNNFCLYKMGCKGPMTFNNCSIVRYNEGVNWPIGVGRGCIGCSEPDFWDKYAYERPMADANIKAPTGGVEKTVDEFGLGILTATGIGIGIHAAASALAGNKSDEGEE, encoded by the coding sequence ATGGATGATAGAAGAGAAGCAGTAAAAAAACTTTTTACTGCAAAAAGTTCTCGTATAGATACTAACAGAGGTGATATCTACTATCAACGGCTTTATGAACAGTGTAAAAAACATATTGAAGAGTTAAAGATACTTGAACCATTTGGTAATAAGCTTGAACTTAATGAAATTCTTTCTGAAGAGGGATGTAGTCGACGTGATTTTATGAAATGGGTAAGTGCAACTACTGCAATGCTTATGTTGCCAAGTTTTTTTGAACCTTTGGTAGCAGAAGCAGCTGAAGTTATGAATCGTGTGCCTGTTATTTGGATCGAACTTCAAGATTGTGCAGGTAACTCTGAAGCTTTCATTAGAAGTGATGGCCCTAAAGTAGATGAAATTATTTTAGAGTTGATTAGTCTTGAGTTTCAAGAAACACTAATGGCTGCATCAGGTCATCAGGCAGAAGCACAATTACATGATGCAATGGAGACATTTAAAGGAAAATATCTTCTTTTTGTTGAAGGTTCTATTCCTACTGGAATGAATGGTTATTATGGAACAATAGGACCAAGTGGTGAAACTTTTGAAGAGCATCTTAAAAGACTTGCCAATGATGCTGCTGCTGTTGTTGCTGTTGGAAGTTGTGCTACATTTGGTGGAATTCCTGCAGCCTCACCTAATCCAACTGGTGCAAAAGGAGTTATGGATATTGTTAAAGGTAAACCTATTATTAATATTCCTGCATGTCCAGCAAATCCGGCAAATATGGTAGGGGTAATATTGCATTATGTATTGACAGGACAGATTCCTGAACTAGACTCTCTTTTACGACCTAAATTTGCATTTGGTTACCGAATTCATGACAATTGTGAAAGACGTGCACACTTTGATGCAGGAGAGTTTGTAGAAGAGTGGGGTGATGAAGGTGCTAAAAATAATTTCTGTTTATATAAAATGGGTTGCAAAGGACCTATGACATTTAATAACTGCTCTATTGTTCGCTATAACGAAGGTGTGAACTGGCCTATTGGAGTAGGGCGTGGATGTATTGGCTGTTCTGAACCAGATTTTTGGGACAAATATGCTTATGAGCGTCCAATGGCAGATGCCAATATTAAAGCACCTACCGGAGGTGTAGAAAAAACAGTAGATGAATTTGGTCTTGGTATATTGACTGCTACGGGAATAGGAATAGGAATACACGCTGCAGCAAGTGCATTGGCTGGTAATAAATCTGATGAGGGGGAAGAGTAA
- a CDS encoding nickel-dependent hydrogenase large subunit, with protein sequence MSKHIVVDPITRIEGHLRIEAVIDDNNTIVDAYSSSTMFRGIETILKGRDPRDCGLLAMRICGVCTGTHYQRSIEAVEHAFGITIPKNARLVRNLIQGSLYLHDHVVHFYHLHALDWVDITSALKADPKKTAEEAKKWASIAGEKAWTDSESEFSQVQERIAKFVKQGRLGIFGNGYWGNKNYKLTPEQNLIGVTHYLQALDLQRDVAKMMAIFGGKNPHPQSIVVGGVTCVQDIKNPARIALFKDLHMKFRKFIKQAYLPDVYMAGTMYADEALEGAGGGLKNYLVYGGFRLDDNPMYKGELLFPSGLVLNGDLNNVIDFDTEKIAEDVSHSWYKGEKPLHPYNGQTEPEYTGFGKRENGIAYLDTKNKYSWIKSPLYDDTRVEVGPLARMVVGYARGDKRIQEYVNRFLKNGNLPVKVLFSTVGRTAARAIETELMADIMIDWIDELAKNSASGDLSTWTEFDFDKVSKSAKGYGIEEAPRGSLGHWVRIENGLVSNYQAVVPSTWNAAPRDYKERMGAYESSLIGIKVADPDQPLEILRTIHSFDPCIACAVHIVDTKGRELGVYKVDTSCSF encoded by the coding sequence ATGAGCAAACATATTGTTGTTGATCCAATTACAAGAATTGAAGGGCACCTTAGAATAGAAGCTGTAATAGATGATAACAATACTATTGTAGACGCATATAGTTCGTCAACTATGTTTCGAGGTATTGAAACAATTTTAAAAGGTAGAGATCCTCGAGATTGTGGTCTTTTAGCAATGAGAATATGTGGTGTATGCACAGGAACACACTATCAACGAAGTATTGAAGCAGTTGAACATGCATTTGGCATCACAATTCCAAAAAATGCCAGGTTAGTTAGAAATTTAATTCAAGGCTCACTCTATCTTCATGATCATGTTGTTCACTTTTATCATTTACACGCACTAGATTGGGTTGATATTACCTCTGCACTAAAAGCTGATCCCAAGAAAACTGCTGAAGAGGCAAAAAAATGGGCTTCTATTGCAGGAGAAAAGGCTTGGACAGATTCTGAAAGTGAGTTTTCACAAGTTCAAGAACGTATTGCAAAATTTGTTAAGCAGGGAAGACTTGGAATATTTGGCAATGGTTATTGGGGAAATAAGAATTATAAATTGACTCCAGAACAGAATCTCATAGGCGTTACACACTATTTGCAAGCACTTGATCTTCAGCGTGATGTTGCAAAAATGATGGCGATTTTTGGAGGTAAAAATCCTCATCCACAAAGTATTGTTGTTGGTGGAGTAACATGTGTACAAGATATTAAAAATCCGGCACGAATTGCCCTTTTTAAAGATTTACACATGAAATTTAGAAAGTTTATTAAACAGGCTTATCTTCCAGATGTCTATATGGCAGGTACAATGTATGCCGATGAAGCACTTGAGGGTGCAGGTGGCGGATTGAAAAACTATTTGGTTTATGGTGGATTCAGGCTTGATGACAATCCTATGTATAAAGGTGAGCTACTTTTCCCTAGTGGATTGGTTTTAAATGGTGACCTTAATAATGTTATCGATTTTGATACAGAAAAAATTGCTGAAGATGTTTCTCATTCATGGTATAAAGGAGAAAAACCTCTTCATCCGTATAATGGGCAAACAGAGCCTGAGTATACAGGATTTGGCAAGAGAGAGAATGGTATAGCATATCTTGATACTAAGAATAAATATAGTTGGATCAAATCTCCTTTATATGATGATACACGTGTTGAAGTTGGACCACTTGCACGAATGGTAGTTGGTTATGCAAGAGGAGATAAACGTATTCAAGAGTATGTAAATAGATTCTTAAAAAATGGAAACTTGCCTGTAAAAGTACTTTTTTCTACTGTTGGGCGTACTGCTGCACGTGCAATAGAGACTGAACTAATGGCAGACATTATGATAGATTGGATTGATGAATTGGCTAAAAATAGTGCATCAGGTGATCTCTCAACATGGACTGAATTTGATTTTGATAAAGTGAGTAAAAGTGCTAAAGGTTATGGTATTGAAGAGGCTCCACGTGGATCACTTGGTCATTGGGTACGAATTGAAAATGGCTTAGTATCAAACTATCAAGCAGTTGTACCATCTACTTGGAATGCAGCACCTCGTGATTATAAAGAGAGAATGGGAGCTTATGAATCAAGTTTGATTGGAATCAAAGTTGCAGATCCAGATCAGCCTCTTGAGATTCTTCGAACTATTCACAGTTTTGATCCATGTATTGCTTGTGCTGTACATATAGTTGATACAAAAGGTAGAGAGCTTGGCGTTTACAAGGTAGATACAAGCTGTTCTTTTTAA
- a CDS encoding HyaD/HybD family hydrogenase maturation endopeptidase yields the protein MKENDTIIIGIGNILFKDEGVGIYAAKYLEENYDFSPNIDIIDGGTLGFKLMTYYQSYKKVIILDTVSIKDEAGSVYNLPADALMGLGSYRQTAHEVEVVEMLEICSMLNSMAEVNVIGIVPKDIESVDIDLTYTIKEKFDNLVKATLKELQNSGISAKPKKLFKTLDEIIREYNSPTVASI from the coding sequence ATGAAAGAGAATGATACTATTATTATTGGTATTGGAAATATACTGTTTAAAGATGAAGGAGTTGGTATTTATGCCGCTAAGTATTTGGAGGAGAATTATGATTTTTCTCCAAATATAGATATTATTGATGGTGGAACATTGGGCTTTAAGCTTATGACATATTACCAAAGCTATAAAAAGGTTATCATTCTCGATACAGTCTCAATCAAAGATGAGGCCGGTTCAGTATATAATCTACCGGCCGATGCTTTAATGGGGCTGGGAAGTTATCGTCAGACTGCACATGAAGTTGAAGTAGTTGAAATGCTTGAAATATGTTCAATGCTTAACAGTATGGCAGAAGTTAATGTTATAGGTATAGTACCTAAAGATATTGAGAGTGTTGATATAGATTTGACTTACACTATAAAAGAGAAGTTTGATAATTTGGTTAAAGCAACATTAAAAGAGCTTCAAAATAGCGGTATAAGTGCAAAACCAAAAAAATTATTTAAAACGTTAGATGAAATTATTAGAGAGTACAATTCTCCTACTGTGGCAAGTATATAG
- a CDS encoding cytochrome b/b6 domain-containing protein, producing the protein MKPEYKRVKRMTTAGRIIHWVNAIAILTAVITGLYIAHPYYQSFISDPAVDKYVMAWNRWVHLIGAILLDVTSIIIGYLYFFSRFEKPYKKLIPTAKNIKEFFEVLINLLTLNRRKNFDSSHNDSFNTVYFTILHLLLGWMLLTGLQLYVHGLGSGTSSVGSWWPTILHLTTDWTISVTGGTLMDVRISHHLTMWWILAWVMFHIYYQVWRTIYWQEGDIAIVFGGSKFKRK; encoded by the coding sequence ATGAAACCTGAATATAAAAGAGTTAAAAGGATGACTACAGCAGGAAGGATCATTCACTGGGTAAATGCAATTGCTATATTAACTGCTGTAATTACAGGATTATATATAGCCCACCCTTATTATCAAAGTTTTATATCTGATCCTGCGGTAGATAAATATGTAATGGCTTGGAATAGATGGGTTCATCTGATAGGTGCAATTTTACTAGATGTTACATCTATCATTATTGGCTATTTATACTTTTTCAGTAGATTTGAAAAGCCTTATAAAAAGCTGATACCAACTGCTAAAAATATTAAAGAGTTTTTTGAAGTATTGATAAACTTATTAACACTTAATCGAAGAAAGAACTTTGATTCAAGTCATAATGATAGTTTTAACACAGTCTATTTTACTATTTTGCATCTATTGCTTGGTTGGATGCTATTAACTGGTTTGCAGTTATATGTACATGGATTAGGGTCAGGAACAAGCTCTGTTGGAAGCTGGTGGCCTACAATTTTACATTTAACAACTGACTGGACTATTTCTGTTACTGGTGGTACATTGATGGATGTAAGAATCTCTCATCATCTTACAATGTGGTGGATATTGGCATGGGTAATGTTTCATATTTACTATCAAGTTTGGCGTACTATCTATTGGCAAGAGGGCGATATTGCTATTGTCTTTGGTGGATCTAAATTTAAACGAAAGTGA